A section of the Pseudophryne corroboree isolate aPseCor3 chromosome 11, aPseCor3.hap2, whole genome shotgun sequence genome encodes:
- the LOC134970152 gene encoding speedy protein A-like has protein sequence MLMSGKYLLAMTFIYFKRAKLRVTEYTSRNFYCALFLANQMKEDDFDMPITNFQEKTDALWKRLEYRTLVSMVELVEVIRADKHWAWERHRKFCQGGAKRSYPGGGPANKRRKK, from the exons ATGCTAATGTCAGGCAAG TACCTACTGGCGATGACCTTCATATATTTCAAGAGAGCCAAGCTCAGGGTAACTGAATATACGAGCAGAAATTTTTACTGCGCACT GTTTCTGGCAAATCAGATGAAGGAGGATGATTTCGATATGCCAATCACCAACTTCCAGGAGAAGACAGACGCCTTATGGAAGAGACTGGAGTACCGGACGCTTGTGTCCATGGTAGAATTGGTAGAG GTAATAAGAGCAGACAAGCATTGGGCCTGGGAGAGGCACCGAAAATTCTGTCAAGGCGGGGCTAAAAGGAGCTATCCGGGAGGTGGCCCAGCAAACAAACGGAGGAAAAAATGA